Proteins from a single region of Thamnophis elegans isolate rThaEle1 chromosome 17, rThaEle1.pri, whole genome shotgun sequence:
- the LOC116520042 gene encoding sodium/calcium exchanger 1-like isoform X3: protein MFLGMSIIADRFMASIEVITSQEREITIKKPNGETTTTTIRIWNETVSNLTLMALGSSAPEILLSIIEIVGHGFHAGDMGPSTIVGSAAFNMFIIIAVCIHVVPQGEVRRIKHLRVFFVTAAWSIFAYIWLYLILAWFSPGEVELWEGLLTFLFFPICVLQAWVADRRLLFYKYVHKRYRTDKTRNLIIESEGDVGYPKMDIEMDNSLKEGSEGLGDTGKDQDEEARRDMARTLRDLKQKNPDKDMEQLIEMANYQVLVQQQKSRAFYRIQATRMMIGAGNILKKHASDQARKAISMQKVQTEEDESVTRVGFEPAHYQCFENCGSVVLTVARRGGDLACVSVRVDFRTEDGTANAGSDYEFAEGTLLFKPGETHKELRVGIIDDDIFEEDEYFYVHLSNVRAAWAEPGPAPPPKACLAPSKMATVTIFDDDHAGIFTFEGPSKRVSESVGVVHIKVLRTSGARGRVAIPYHTIEGTAKAGEDYEEVAGKVEFQNDETVRYIEIKIIDDEEYEKNKNFHLQLGPPKLERVPLSLLSPSNQLPAGEQEKISKMGYPTLGENAKLEVIIEESYEFKSTVDKLIKKTNLALVVGSSSWREQFVSAVTVSAGDDEDDDSGEDRLPSCFDYIMHFLTVFWKVLFAFVPPTEYWCGWACFLVSICLIGVLTALTGDLASHFGCTIGLKDSVTAVVFVALGTSVPDTFASKVAAIQDQHADASIGNVTGSNAVNVFLGIGVAWTIAASYWASQGKRFEVQPGTLAFSVTLFTIFAFISIAVLLYRRRPPVGGELGGPRIPKLLSTLFFVSLWLVYILLASLEAYCHIEGF from the exons ATGTTCCTGGGCATGTCCATCATTGCCGACCGCTTCATGGCCTCCATTGAAGTCATCACCTCGCAGGAGAGGGAGATCACCATTAAGAAACCCAACGGGGAGACTACAACGACCACCATTCGTATCTGGAACGAGACGGTCTCCAACCTCACTTTGATGGCCCTGGGGTCGTCCGCCCCCGAGATACTCCTGTCCATCATTGAGATCGTGGGGCATGGCTTCCATGCAGGAGACATGGGCCCCAGCACCATTGTGGGCAGCGCCGCTTTTAACATGTTCATCATCATCGCCGTCTGCATCCACGTCGTCCCTCAAGGTGAGGTACGGCGCATCAAACACCTGCGGGTTTTCTTCGTCACGGCGGCCTGGAGCATCTTTGCTTACATCTGGTTGTACCTCATCTTGGCCTGGTTCTCTCCCGGCGAGGTGGAACTGTGGGAAGGTCTTCTCACCTTCCTGTTTTTCCCAATCTGCGTCCTCCAAGCTTGGGTGGCTGACCGCAGACTCCTCTTCTACAAGTACGTCCACAAAAGGTACCGGACGGATAAGACGCGGAATCTCATTATCGAGAGCGAGGGCGACGTCGGCTACCCGAAAATGGACATCGAGATGGATAACTCGCTCAAGGAAGGATCGGAAGGTCTGGGCGATACGGGGAAGGATCAAGACGAGGAGGCCCGCAGGGACATGGCACGCACCTTGCGTGATTTGAAACAGAAGAATCCCGACAAGGACATGGAACAACTGATCGAAATGGCCAACTATCAAGTACTGGTCCAGCAGCAGAAAAGCCGCGCTTTCTACCGCATCCAAGCAACCCGTATGATGATCGGAGCCGGGAATATCCTCAAGAAACACGCGTCCGATCAGGCCCGCAAAGCGATCAGCATGCAGAAAGTCCAGACGGAGGAAGACGAATCAGTGACCAGAGTCGGTTTCGAACCAGCTCACTATCAGTGCTTCGAGAACTGTGGCTCTGTGGTCCTGACCGTGGCCCGTCGAGGAGGGGATCTGGCCTGCGTCAGTGTGCGAGTGGATTTCCGTACGGAAGACGGGACCGCGAACGCTGGCTCTGACTACGAATTTGCAGAGGGTACCTTGCTCTTCAAGCCAGGAGAGACGCACAAGGAACTGCGAGTGGGGATCATTGACGACGATATTTTTGAAGAGGACGAGTATTTTTACGTCCATCTCAGCAACGTCAGGGCAGCCTGGGCCGAGCCGGGTCCGGCCCCCCCTCCGAAAGCTTGTCTCGCGCCCTCCAAGATGGCCACTGTGACCATCTTCGATGACGACCACGCCGGTATCTTTACCTTTGAGGGACCCTCTAAGCGAGTGAGCGAAAGCGTCGGCGTGGTGCACATCAAAGTGCTGAGGACTTCGGGGGCCCGCGGGCGAGTGGCTATCCCCTACCACACCATCGAGGGCACGGCTAAAGCCGGCGAGGATTACGAGGAAGTAGCCGGCAAGGTGGAGTTTCAGAACGACGAGACGGT aAGATACATCGAGATTAAAATAATCGACGATGAGGAGTATGAAAAAAATAAGAACTTCCACCTGCAGTTGGGACCCCCG AAGTTAGAGAGAGTCCCTTTGAGTCTTCTTTCTCCGTCC AATCAACTGCCTGCAGGAGAGCAGGAAAAAATTTCCAAAATGGGGTACCCCACTTTGGGAGAAAACGCCAAACTTGAAGTTATAATTGAGGAATCTTACGAGTTTAAG AGCACAGTGGACAAACTGATCAAGAAAACCAACTTGGCGCTGGTGGTGGGAAGCAGCAGCTGGCGAGAGCAGTTCGTAAGCGCCGTCACGGTTAGTGCCG GTGACGATGAAGACGACGACTCGGGCGAGGACCGCCTTCCTTCCTGCTTCGACTACATCATGCATTTCCTCACCGTCTTCTGGAAAGTTCTGTTCGCCTTCGTGCCGCCCACCGAGTATTGGTGCGGCTGGGCTTGCTTCCTGGTCTCCATCTGCCTCATCGGGGTGCTCACGGCCCTCACCGGAGACCTGGCCTCTCACTTCGGCTGCACCATCGGCCTCAAGGACTCAGTCACGGCGGTGGTGTTCGTGGCGCTGGGTACTTCCGTGCCTG ATACCTTCGCCAGCAAGGTGGCCGCCATCCAAGACCAGCACGCCGACGCTTCCATCGGTAACGTAACGGGCAGCAACGCGGTGAACGTCTTCCTGGGCATCGGCGTGGCCTGGACCATCGCCGCCAGCTACTGGGCCAGCCAGGGGAAGCGCTTCGAGGTGCAACCGGGTACCCTGGCCTTCTCCGTCACGCTCTTCACCATCTTTGCCTTCATCAGCATCGCGGTGCTGTTGTACCGCCGCCGGCCTCCTGTGGGGGGCGAGCTGGGCGGCCCCCGAATCCCCAAACTTCTGTCCACCCTGTTTTTCGTCAGCCTCTGGCTGGTCTACATCCTATTAGCATCTTTGGAAGCCTATTGCCATATCGAAGGCTTCTGA
- the LOC116520042 gene encoding sodium/calcium exchanger 1-like isoform X1 produces MSPLKTSILLLALFLPSLLATVDDALGLPRTGSSSPDGGNRSSKCQEVTECQEGVILPVWLPQNPSVGDKVARAIVYFVALIYMFLGMSIIADRFMASIEVITSQEREITIKKPNGETTTTTIRIWNETVSNLTLMALGSSAPEILLSIIEIVGHGFHAGDMGPSTIVGSAAFNMFIIIAVCIHVVPQGEVRRIKHLRVFFVTAAWSIFAYIWLYLILAWFSPGEVELWEGLLTFLFFPICVLQAWVADRRLLFYKYVHKRYRTDKTRNLIIESEGDVGYPKMDIEMDNSLKEGSEGLGDTGKDQDEEARRDMARTLRDLKQKNPDKDMEQLIEMANYQVLVQQQKSRAFYRIQATRMMIGAGNILKKHASDQARKAISMQKVQTEEDESVTRVGFEPAHYQCFENCGSVVLTVARRGGDLACVSVRVDFRTEDGTANAGSDYEFAEGTLLFKPGETHKELRVGIIDDDIFEEDEYFYVHLSNVRAAWAEPGPAPPPKACLAPSKMATVTIFDDDHAGIFTFEGPSKRVSESVGVVHIKVLRTSGARGRVAIPYHTIEGTAKAGEDYEEVAGKVEFQNDETVRYIEIKIIDDEEYEKNKNFHLQLGPPVILDIGIRHGDTNENQLPAGEQEKISKMGYPTLGENAKLEVIIEESYEFKSTVDKLIKKTNLALVVGSSSWREQFVSAVTVSAGDDEDDDSGEDRLPSCFDYIMHFLTVFWKVLFAFVPPTEYWCGWACFLVSICLIGVLTALTGDLASHFGCTIGLKDSVTAVVFVALGTSVPDTFASKVAAIQDQHADASIGNVTGSNAVNVFLGIGVAWTIAASYWASQGKRFEVQPGTLAFSVTLFTIFAFISIAVLLYRRRPPVGGELGGPRIPKLLSTLFFVSLWLVYILLASLEAYCHIEGF; encoded by the exons ATGTCTCCGCTGAAGACGTCAATCCTGCTCTTAGCTCTGTTCCTCCCGTCGCTGCTGGCCACAGTGGACGATGCCTTGGGTCTGCCCAGGACTGGCTCATCTTCTCCAGACGGTGGCAACCGTAGCTCCAAGTGCCAGGAAGTCACCGAGTGCCAGGAAGGTGTAATCTTACCTGTGTGGCTCCCTCAGAATCCTTCCGTGGGAGATAAGGTGGCCCGGGCCATTGTTTACTTTGTGGCCCTCATCTACATGTTCCTGGGCATGTCCATCATTGCCGACCGCTTCATGGCCTCCATTGAAGTCATCACCTCGCAGGAGAGGGAGATCACCATTAAGAAACCCAACGGGGAGACTACAACGACCACCATTCGTATCTGGAACGAGACGGTCTCCAACCTCACTTTGATGGCCCTGGGGTCGTCCGCCCCCGAGATACTCCTGTCCATCATTGAGATCGTGGGGCATGGCTTCCATGCAGGAGACATGGGCCCCAGCACCATTGTGGGCAGCGCCGCTTTTAACATGTTCATCATCATCGCCGTCTGCATCCACGTCGTCCCTCAAGGTGAGGTACGGCGCATCAAACACCTGCGGGTTTTCTTCGTCACGGCGGCCTGGAGCATCTTTGCTTACATCTGGTTGTACCTCATCTTGGCCTGGTTCTCTCCCGGCGAGGTGGAACTGTGGGAAGGTCTTCTCACCTTCCTGTTTTTCCCAATCTGCGTCCTCCAAGCTTGGGTGGCTGACCGCAGACTCCTCTTCTACAAGTACGTCCACAAAAGGTACCGGACGGATAAGACGCGGAATCTCATTATCGAGAGCGAGGGCGACGTCGGCTACCCGAAAATGGACATCGAGATGGATAACTCGCTCAAGGAAGGATCGGAAGGTCTGGGCGATACGGGGAAGGATCAAGACGAGGAGGCCCGCAGGGACATGGCACGCACCTTGCGTGATTTGAAACAGAAGAATCCCGACAAGGACATGGAACAACTGATCGAAATGGCCAACTATCAAGTACTGGTCCAGCAGCAGAAAAGCCGCGCTTTCTACCGCATCCAAGCAACCCGTATGATGATCGGAGCCGGGAATATCCTCAAGAAACACGCGTCCGATCAGGCCCGCAAAGCGATCAGCATGCAGAAAGTCCAGACGGAGGAAGACGAATCAGTGACCAGAGTCGGTTTCGAACCAGCTCACTATCAGTGCTTCGAGAACTGTGGCTCTGTGGTCCTGACCGTGGCCCGTCGAGGAGGGGATCTGGCCTGCGTCAGTGTGCGAGTGGATTTCCGTACGGAAGACGGGACCGCGAACGCTGGCTCTGACTACGAATTTGCAGAGGGTACCTTGCTCTTCAAGCCAGGAGAGACGCACAAGGAACTGCGAGTGGGGATCATTGACGACGATATTTTTGAAGAGGACGAGTATTTTTACGTCCATCTCAGCAACGTCAGGGCAGCCTGGGCCGAGCCGGGTCCGGCCCCCCCTCCGAAAGCTTGTCTCGCGCCCTCCAAGATGGCCACTGTGACCATCTTCGATGACGACCACGCCGGTATCTTTACCTTTGAGGGACCCTCTAAGCGAGTGAGCGAAAGCGTCGGCGTGGTGCACATCAAAGTGCTGAGGACTTCGGGGGCCCGCGGGCGAGTGGCTATCCCCTACCACACCATCGAGGGCACGGCTAAAGCCGGCGAGGATTACGAGGAAGTAGCCGGCAAGGTGGAGTTTCAGAACGACGAGACGGT aAGATACATCGAGATTAAAATAATCGACGATGAGGAGTATGAAAAAAATAAGAACTTCCACCTGCAGTTGGGACCCCCGGTTATTTTGGACATCGGAATCCGGCACG GTGACACCAACGAGAATCAACTGCCTGCAGGAGAGCAGGAAAAAATTTCCAAAATGGGGTACCCCACTTTGGGAGAAAACGCCAAACTTGAAGTTATAATTGAGGAATCTTACGAGTTTAAG AGCACAGTGGACAAACTGATCAAGAAAACCAACTTGGCGCTGGTGGTGGGAAGCAGCAGCTGGCGAGAGCAGTTCGTAAGCGCCGTCACGGTTAGTGCCG GTGACGATGAAGACGACGACTCGGGCGAGGACCGCCTTCCTTCCTGCTTCGACTACATCATGCATTTCCTCACCGTCTTCTGGAAAGTTCTGTTCGCCTTCGTGCCGCCCACCGAGTATTGGTGCGGCTGGGCTTGCTTCCTGGTCTCCATCTGCCTCATCGGGGTGCTCACGGCCCTCACCGGAGACCTGGCCTCTCACTTCGGCTGCACCATCGGCCTCAAGGACTCAGTCACGGCGGTGGTGTTCGTGGCGCTGGGTACTTCCGTGCCTG ATACCTTCGCCAGCAAGGTGGCCGCCATCCAAGACCAGCACGCCGACGCTTCCATCGGTAACGTAACGGGCAGCAACGCGGTGAACGTCTTCCTGGGCATCGGCGTGGCCTGGACCATCGCCGCCAGCTACTGGGCCAGCCAGGGGAAGCGCTTCGAGGTGCAACCGGGTACCCTGGCCTTCTCCGTCACGCTCTTCACCATCTTTGCCTTCATCAGCATCGCGGTGCTGTTGTACCGCCGCCGGCCTCCTGTGGGGGGCGAGCTGGGCGGCCCCCGAATCCCCAAACTTCTGTCCACCCTGTTTTTCGTCAGCCTCTGGCTGGTCTACATCCTATTAGCATCTTTGGAAGCCTATTGCCATATCGAAGGCTTCTGA
- the LOC116520042 gene encoding sodium/calcium exchanger 1-like isoform X2 yields the protein MFLGMSIIADRFMASIEVITSQEREITIKKPNGETTTTTIRIWNETVSNLTLMALGSSAPEILLSIIEIVGHGFHAGDMGPSTIVGSAAFNMFIIIAVCIHVVPQGEVRRIKHLRVFFVTAAWSIFAYIWLYLILAWFSPGEVELWEGLLTFLFFPICVLQAWVADRRLLFYKYVHKRYRTDKTRNLIIESEGDVGYPKMDIEMDNSLKEGSEGLGDTGKDQDEEARRDMARTLRDLKQKNPDKDMEQLIEMANYQVLVQQQKSRAFYRIQATRMMIGAGNILKKHASDQARKAISMQKVQTEEDESVTRVGFEPAHYQCFENCGSVVLTVARRGGDLACVSVRVDFRTEDGTANAGSDYEFAEGTLLFKPGETHKELRVGIIDDDIFEEDEYFYVHLSNVRAAWAEPGPAPPPKACLAPSKMATVTIFDDDHAGIFTFEGPSKRVSESVGVVHIKVLRTSGARGRVAIPYHTIEGTAKAGEDYEEVAGKVEFQNDETVRYIEIKIIDDEEYEKNKNFHLQLGPPVILDIGIRHGKDGKKKKKEIPPPPQNPEKISKMGYPTLGENAKLEVIIEESYEFKSTVDKLIKKTNLALVVGSSSWREQFVSAVTVSAGDDEDDDSGEDRLPSCFDYIMHFLTVFWKVLFAFVPPTEYWCGWACFLVSICLIGVLTALTGDLASHFGCTIGLKDSVTAVVFVALGTSVPDTFASKVAAIQDQHADASIGNVTGSNAVNVFLGIGVAWTIAASYWASQGKRFEVQPGTLAFSVTLFTIFAFISIAVLLYRRRPPVGGELGGPRIPKLLSTLFFVSLWLVYILLASLEAYCHIEGF from the exons ATGTTCCTGGGCATGTCCATCATTGCCGACCGCTTCATGGCCTCCATTGAAGTCATCACCTCGCAGGAGAGGGAGATCACCATTAAGAAACCCAACGGGGAGACTACAACGACCACCATTCGTATCTGGAACGAGACGGTCTCCAACCTCACTTTGATGGCCCTGGGGTCGTCCGCCCCCGAGATACTCCTGTCCATCATTGAGATCGTGGGGCATGGCTTCCATGCAGGAGACATGGGCCCCAGCACCATTGTGGGCAGCGCCGCTTTTAACATGTTCATCATCATCGCCGTCTGCATCCACGTCGTCCCTCAAGGTGAGGTACGGCGCATCAAACACCTGCGGGTTTTCTTCGTCACGGCGGCCTGGAGCATCTTTGCTTACATCTGGTTGTACCTCATCTTGGCCTGGTTCTCTCCCGGCGAGGTGGAACTGTGGGAAGGTCTTCTCACCTTCCTGTTTTTCCCAATCTGCGTCCTCCAAGCTTGGGTGGCTGACCGCAGACTCCTCTTCTACAAGTACGTCCACAAAAGGTACCGGACGGATAAGACGCGGAATCTCATTATCGAGAGCGAGGGCGACGTCGGCTACCCGAAAATGGACATCGAGATGGATAACTCGCTCAAGGAAGGATCGGAAGGTCTGGGCGATACGGGGAAGGATCAAGACGAGGAGGCCCGCAGGGACATGGCACGCACCTTGCGTGATTTGAAACAGAAGAATCCCGACAAGGACATGGAACAACTGATCGAAATGGCCAACTATCAAGTACTGGTCCAGCAGCAGAAAAGCCGCGCTTTCTACCGCATCCAAGCAACCCGTATGATGATCGGAGCCGGGAATATCCTCAAGAAACACGCGTCCGATCAGGCCCGCAAAGCGATCAGCATGCAGAAAGTCCAGACGGAGGAAGACGAATCAGTGACCAGAGTCGGTTTCGAACCAGCTCACTATCAGTGCTTCGAGAACTGTGGCTCTGTGGTCCTGACCGTGGCCCGTCGAGGAGGGGATCTGGCCTGCGTCAGTGTGCGAGTGGATTTCCGTACGGAAGACGGGACCGCGAACGCTGGCTCTGACTACGAATTTGCAGAGGGTACCTTGCTCTTCAAGCCAGGAGAGACGCACAAGGAACTGCGAGTGGGGATCATTGACGACGATATTTTTGAAGAGGACGAGTATTTTTACGTCCATCTCAGCAACGTCAGGGCAGCCTGGGCCGAGCCGGGTCCGGCCCCCCCTCCGAAAGCTTGTCTCGCGCCCTCCAAGATGGCCACTGTGACCATCTTCGATGACGACCACGCCGGTATCTTTACCTTTGAGGGACCCTCTAAGCGAGTGAGCGAAAGCGTCGGCGTGGTGCACATCAAAGTGCTGAGGACTTCGGGGGCCCGCGGGCGAGTGGCTATCCCCTACCACACCATCGAGGGCACGGCTAAAGCCGGCGAGGATTACGAGGAAGTAGCCGGCAAGGTGGAGTTTCAGAACGACGAGACGGT aAGATACATCGAGATTAAAATAATCGACGATGAGGAGTATGAAAAAAATAAGAACTTCCACCTGCAGTTGGGACCCCCGGTTATTTTGGACATCGGAATCCGGCACGGTAAggatgggaagaagaaaaagaaagaaattcccccccccccacaaaatccG GAAAAAATTTCCAAAATGGGGTACCCCACTTTGGGAGAAAACGCCAAACTTGAAGTTATAATTGAGGAATCTTACGAGTTTAAG AGCACAGTGGACAAACTGATCAAGAAAACCAACTTGGCGCTGGTGGTGGGAAGCAGCAGCTGGCGAGAGCAGTTCGTAAGCGCCGTCACGGTTAGTGCCG GTGACGATGAAGACGACGACTCGGGCGAGGACCGCCTTCCTTCCTGCTTCGACTACATCATGCATTTCCTCACCGTCTTCTGGAAAGTTCTGTTCGCCTTCGTGCCGCCCACCGAGTATTGGTGCGGCTGGGCTTGCTTCCTGGTCTCCATCTGCCTCATCGGGGTGCTCACGGCCCTCACCGGAGACCTGGCCTCTCACTTCGGCTGCACCATCGGCCTCAAGGACTCAGTCACGGCGGTGGTGTTCGTGGCGCTGGGTACTTCCGTGCCTG ATACCTTCGCCAGCAAGGTGGCCGCCATCCAAGACCAGCACGCCGACGCTTCCATCGGTAACGTAACGGGCAGCAACGCGGTGAACGTCTTCCTGGGCATCGGCGTGGCCTGGACCATCGCCGCCAGCTACTGGGCCAGCCAGGGGAAGCGCTTCGAGGTGCAACCGGGTACCCTGGCCTTCTCCGTCACGCTCTTCACCATCTTTGCCTTCATCAGCATCGCGGTGCTGTTGTACCGCCGCCGGCCTCCTGTGGGGGGCGAGCTGGGCGGCCCCCGAATCCCCAAACTTCTGTCCACCCTGTTTTTCGTCAGCCTCTGGCTGGTCTACATCCTATTAGCATCTTTGGAAGCCTATTGCCATATCGAAGGCTTCTGA